The genomic stretch ATTATAAAAAAAGAGCAAATTTAAACGAAACACGCTTCGAATCACTTAGAAATGCACATAATTTCCAAAAAACTATAGATCGGATATGAAAAATGCAGAAAAAGAACTAAAAATTCATTCAATAACATATAACATGCAAAAAATACATGAAAAACTAAACATGACATTAATTTAAATAAAAAAGCAAATAATTAAAAACTAACTTTAAAATAAATGGTATTCACCAAAATTAATTATTTTTGAATTTTAATAGTACATTTTTTCAATTTTTGAGTTTTAAAAGAATATCAACAGTTTTTAATTAAAATTCCTGATAAAATAATTAATAATAGTATTACAAAATTAAATTTTGGCGAACACTCTAAAAAAAAACATAAAATAATTAACCAAGGATTTCGTTAAATTAAATCTATGAAAATTGCTCTGTTTCGCAAAAGAGTAATGAAGTGAAATTTCAAGTGTAAAAAAACTATATATGAATCCCACTAAACCCATCCAAAGACAATAATCCTTCGACCAAAAATCAATCAAAAAATCAAATTATTGGACAGTCACATAAATAAAAATATTCATTTTTTACTTTAGCAGAAGTACTACACTACAAAACAAAGAAACTAAACTCAAAAGATGTATTGTACAATATTTACAGAGCCATACAATTATTTTAGACAATGGTTTCTACAAGGTTGTTTTTTTATAATTTTCTTATTTTCAACCCTTATATATTGAAGGGAAAATGATTTTAAAAAAGATATCTTGGATAATGTGTTAATGTTTCAAATATTTCCTCTGAAAAACATTCGTTTCAAACCTATTCAATATTTAATTTATCCTTAAACATTTTTTTGATTTCATCTTTTGTTTCATCATCATAATAATTGTTGTAAACATCAGTATCTACAGTATACATTGCCAAATCATAAATAATGTTATTTAAAGCTAAGCCTTTGTCAGTTAATTTATAAACAATTGAAGAATCATCTGGATCAATGGTTTTTTCTATGATATTGTTTTCTTGCATTTCTTTAAGACAACGGGACAATACTTTATTTGTCAATTCAGGTTTATCTTCTTTAAATTCATTAAAATGGGATTTTCCAAAAAACATATCACGAACAATTTGAATAACCCATTTTTTAGTAATAATGTTTAATGACAATTCAACGGGACAAAATTTCACGGTTTCTTCGATGTTAGTCATGACTAATTATTTGGGGTTTATAATATATTAAATTGTTTATAGGTGTCAATTTTGTCACTTAGTGTCAAAGCTGAAACTTAGTGTCTTATTTGTTATTTAAAGTTTATATACTAGCTAAACAGTAATTTACTATATGCAATAATTGCATATAATTAAAAGGAGAAATTTAAATGAATGTAAAAGCATATTTAGAAGTAACTATGACAATTGATGTTGAAAATCGTCCACAAGCAGCTGAAGTCTATTCAACTTATAGACAACCTTTTCTTGATGAAATTGAAGGTGCACTTACAAAAGAATTGCTTATTAGAGATGAAGATGTTCAAGTTATTCACGGTTTCGATAGTGTTGAAAATGCAAATGCATATCTTGAAAGTGAATTGTTTACAAAAACCGTTGCTCCAAAACTTGAACCAACTTGGGCAGCAGATCCTGAAATTAAAATTTATGAAGTAGCTTAAATTATGCTCAATTCATTTTTTATTTAATTCATTGAAATATAATATCTCATCAGATATAACTTCAAGTAAGGATTTATCGTGACTAACTGCCAGAATCCCTATATTATTTTTTTTAGCATAGTCTAATAATACCTCCCATATTTGAACTTGTGTTACTGCATCAAGCATAGTACTTATTTCATCTGCAATAACAAATCTTGTTTTTGGATGTAATGACCTTAAAATTGAAAATCTTTGTAACTCACCACCAGATAATTCATTTGGCCATCTTTTTAACCATCCATCAGCAATACCAAATGTATTCCTTAATTCTCTTGATGGAACCCATGACTCTTCAAGAACACTTTTCATTTTCCATTTAGGATTCATAGTTTTTTCAGGATGTTGAAATATTAGTTGAACAGGATTATAATCCTTAGAATCTATTGGATTATTATCAATTGTAACATCCCCATCATATTTTGGAATATATCCAGAAAGTATTTTGCACAAAGTACTTTTACCACTACCACTATCCCCAATTAATCCTATTACCTTATTATTTGGAATAGATATTGAAATATCATTCAAAATAGGAGAATCTTTTTTATAAGCAAATGAAATACTCTTCCCTTCAAGTTTCATAATATTCCTCCTCATTGAATAATTGGCATCTAACCTTATTCTCACCAACATCACGTAGTAATTGTTTTGTATTCTTACATGAATCTTTTCTTATTGAACAGTTTTCATAATAAATACAACCAAGATTATCATTTAATGGTTGTGTACCTTCAGTTAATTTAAAACCATTATCAGGTAAAGCATCAATTAATGCCTTTGAATATGGATGCATTAAATTATCAGCATTTTTAAAGTTTTCTGCTTGATTAATCTCAATTACATATCCTGAATAAAATATTGCAATCCTATTAGCTGTTTTAATTGCTACATCAATGTCATGAGTGATTAAAAGTACTCCTTTACCCTCCTCAGCTAATTTTTTAATATCATTAATCGTCTCTTCTACACTTTTAGAGTCCAAACCAGGAGTTGGTTCGTCAGCAACTAATAACTCTGGATCAGATAACAATGCAGTTGAAAGTAAAACCTTCCTTGCCATACCTCCTGACAATTCAAAAGGATACATATCATCTACAGATTCATCAAGACCATATTTAGTAAATACTTCTCTTTGATGAGATTTTTTGCGTTTATAATCTTCTTCATCAACTGTTTTTCCAATAGCCTGTTGAGATACTTTCATTAATGGATCTAAATAGTTAACAGATTGAGGAATTAAACAAATATGTTCCCCTCTAATTTCTTTTTTATGTTCTTCTGTTAAAACTTCTCCTTTAAAACTAATTTCACCAGTACATGTTGCATTTTCTGGTAAAATCCCCAATATTGCATGAGCAAGCAAACTTTTACCAGAACCACTAGATCCAAGAATAGCTACAACTTCATTTTCTTTAACATCCAAAGATAAATCAGAAATTACTTTCAATTCCCTTTGTTTTAATCCTTGAACATATTGAGTAAAAGATATTGATAAATTTGAAACATTTAATAATTCCATCTTATCACCTACTTTTGCGCCTCAACTGGATCTAATAGTTTATGTACATATTCACCAATTAAATCAAATAATAATACAATGATTAACAATGACACACCTGGGAAAAATGCAAGCCACCAACAACCATTTGATAAATATTGCATTGATTCAGCTAAAATAATACCGATAGCAGGTTCATGAGGTGATAAACCAAATCCAAGGAAAGTAATACCTGCTTCATGCATGATTGCATGTGGAAACATCAAAATAACTCCAACAATAATTTGTGAAATTAATAATGGGAACATGTGTTTAGTTGCAATCCATAATTTAGATTTTCCTTGTTGTTCAGCTACTTTAATAAACTCAGTTGTTTGAATTTGTTTTACTTCAGCTCTTAAAATACGTGCTAGTGGAGTCCAATGAGTTAGACCCACACCCATAATTACACCATAAAATCCTCCACCAAATGATATTGATAAAAGAATAATAAGTAATATATGTGGAATAGCTGAAAATAAATCAATAATTCCTGCTACAAATTCGTCTAAAAACCTATTAACACCAGAAAATAACCCTAAAATAATAGCCACAGTAGTGCTTATTATGGATGCAAATGCTCCAACACCCATACTCAATCCAAGCCCCGCAACAGTTCTTACAAACATGTCCCGACCCATCCAATCAGTACCAAAAACATGTTCAAAAGAGGGTAGCTGATTAACTTGTGAGAAATTAGTAGTTAAAGATGATACATCAATTATCATACTACTTATTAGAATAATCAATAGAAATATTGCAGATATACCTATTACAACTAATGTTTTAGTTCTTAGATTAGCATCATATAAGAACCAGGGTTTTTTATCATCAACTTTCTTTTTAAACATCATGCTTCATTCTCCTTAATACGTGGATCAACAAAATAGTATAATATATCTGCAATTAAATTTCCAACAAAAACAAATACTGCGCTTATTACAACAATTCCCAATAATAGTGGCACATCACTTTGAAGTCCTGCAGCAACAGCAGTTTGTCCAATTCCAGGATATAAAAACACTTGCTCCACAAGTACTGTTCCACCAAACAATTCACTAAAATTCAAAAATTGTAATGTTAAAGCTGGCAATAATATATTCCTTATACCATGTCTTTCAACTAAATCCCATCCATGTTCACCTCTAGATTTAGCAAATAAAATATAATCTGAAGACATGACATTTAATAGCTCATTACGAGTATACAAAGCAATTGGTGCAACTCCAACCATACTTAATG from Methanobrevibacter oralis encodes the following:
- a CDS encoding ABC transporter permease, whose translation is MFKKKVDDKKPWFLYDANLRTKTLVVIGISAIFLLIILISSMIIDVSSLTTNFSQVNQLPSFEHVFGTDWMGRDMFVRTVAGLGLSMGVGAFASIISTTVAIILGLFSGVNRFLDEFVAGIIDLFSAIPHILLIILLSISFGGGFYGVIMGVGLTHWTPLARILRAEVKQIQTTEFIKVAEQQGKSKLWIATKHMFPLLISQIIVGVILMFPHAIMHEAGITFLGFGLSPHEPAIGIILAESMQYLSNGCWWLAFFPGVSLLIIVLLFDLIGEYVHKLLDPVEAQK
- a CDS encoding ATP-binding cassette domain-containing protein codes for the protein MELLNVSNLSISFTQYVQGLKQRELKVISDLSLDVKENEVVAILGSSGSGKSLLAHAILGILPENATCTGEISFKGEVLTEEHKKEIRGEHICLIPQSVNYLDPLMKVSQQAIGKTVDEEDYKRKKSHQREVFTKYGLDESVDDMYPFELSGGMARKVLLSTALLSDPELLVADEPTPGLDSKSVEETINDIKKLAEEGKGVLLITHDIDVAIKTANRIAIFYSGYVIEINQAENFKNADNLMHPYSKALIDALPDNGFKLTEGTQPLNDNLGCIYYENCSIRKDSCKNTKQLLRDVGENKVRCQLFNEEEYYET
- a CDS encoding winged helix-turn-helix transcriptional regulator, with protein sequence MTNIEETVKFCPVELSLNIITKKWVIQIVRDMFFGKSHFNEFKEDKPELTNKVLSRCLKEMQENNIIEKTIDPDDSSIVYKLTDKGLALNNIIYDLAMYTVDTDVYNNYYDDETKDEIKKMFKDKLNIE
- a CDS encoding ABC transporter ATP-binding protein; the encoded protein is MKLEGKSISFAYKKDSPILNDISISIPNNKVIGLIGDSGSGKSTLCKILSGYIPKYDGDVTIDNNPIDSKDYNPVQLIFQHPEKTMNPKWKMKSVLEESWVPSRELRNTFGIADGWLKRWPNELSGGELQRFSILRSLHPKTRFVIADEISTMLDAVTQVQIWEVLLDYAKKNNIGILAVSHDKSLLEVISDEILYFNELNKK